The stretch of DNA aggagcgagatactttatctcgtttattgatgatttctccagGAGATGTTGGGTTTATccgatcaagaagaaatcagatgttttccaagtCTTCAAAGATTTTAAAGCGCggattgaacttgattctgaaaagaaaatcaagtgtctgaggactgacaatggtggaaaatataccagtgacgaatttgatgcatattgtcaacacaagggcatcaaaagacaatTCACGGCGGCTTATACACCTCAATAGAATAGAGTGGCGGAGCTGATGAACATGACTTCGTTGgatagaacaagagctatgttaaggactgcgggtctagacaagtcattttgagcggaagcagtcaaaaccgcttgttatattatcaattgttctccttcagtggcgattgatttGAAGACTATGATGAAGATGTGCACCGGGAAGCCGatagattattctcatttgcatacatttggaagtcaaGTATACGTTCtatacaatgagcaagaaagatcgaagttggattcgaaatccagaaaatatatcttcttggattatgctgatggagtaaaagggtttcgcttgtgggatactactgttcacaagcttgtcatcagcagggatgttatcttcgaggaagataaagtaaagggagataAATGCacaccgaattcagaaactactatttttcaggtggaaaataagatgGACGAAGGTCACGTTTCTtatgaagcagtaccagagcacgaagaacaagaacatgttgagtctgaagtttccaatgtgaggcagtcagcTCGAGATAGAAGACCACCAGATTgactttcagattatgtcactgaaagcaacattgcatattgtctattatcagaagatggtgagccatcgagtttccacgaggctactcaaagctcggatgtatctttatggatgatagcaatgcatgAAGAATTGAAGGCATtagacaagaataaaacatgagatcttgttacactaccacgagggaggaaagccattggaaacagatgggtctataagatcaagcgtgatggcaataaccaagtggagcggtatcgtgctagattggtggtaaaatggtatgctcagaaagaaagcattgacttcaatgagatattttctcttgtggttcggcttacaacagtcagagtagttCTGGTATTATGTgaggtgtttgacctacatctagaatagctagatgtgaaaactacatttcttcatggagatcttgaagaagaaatttatatactCCAGCaagaaggttttgcggaaaaaggcaaagagaacttggtttgcaggttgaacaaatctctgtacggttTCAAACAGGCACCGAGGTggtggtacaagagatttgattcctatatcatgagccttggatacaacagattgagtgcagacccttgtacgtatttcaagaggtctgatGATGATTATCttattttgctgttgtatgtggacgacatgttggtagcaggccccaacaaagattatgtccaaggattgaagacacagttggctagggaatttgatatgaaggacttgggacgaGCAAACAAGATTccagggatgcaagttcaccgagatagaagtaacagaaagatttggctttccaagaaaaattatttgaagaaagtcttgcaacgcttcaacatgcaagatagtaagtcAATATCGaaccctcttcctgttaacttcaagttatcctccgagatgtgtcctatcAATGAAgaagagaggatggagatgtctcgagtaccatatgcatcaacagtgggaagtttgatgttcaccattatctgtacaagaccggacattgctcaagcagtgggagcagttattCGGTATATGgtgaatcctggacgagagcattggagcactgttaagaggatccttagatacattaagggtacttCAAATGCTGCATTGtgttatggaggatcggattttacactcaggggctatgtcgattcagattatgcaggtgatcctgataaaaggaaatctactactggttatgtgtttacacttgcgagAGGAGCAACAAGTTTGCGAGAGGAGCAGTAAGTTGAGTTTCAAAACTGCAAATAATTGTTGTGTTATCTACAATGAAGGCAGAAtatatggcagctactcaagcttgtaAGGAGgtaatatggattaaaaggttattggaggagatcagaCATAAACAAGATAATGTTCCCTTGTTTTGTGACATTCAGAGTGCTTTGCACATCGCAAAGAATCTAGCCTTTCATTCCAGTAcgaaacacatttgagtccaatttcactttgtacgggaagtagtagaagaaggaattgtggatatgcagaagatccatacaaaagataacataactgattttctgaccaagccagtgaacactgttaagtttgagtggtgtagatcctcaagtggcctagcGAAAATGTAAGCAGCAGGTAATGGCAAGATTGAAAAGATGTGTcaagatgtgtttgattctcaatcaaatctctaagtgggagaaatgtcggcaaaaATTAAATGGATTAAAGGGAGATTTAGTGACATGTTTTTGCAGGCTTTAAGTTGGCAAATTTGATGAATAAAATTTAAAGAGGAAAAAACGCGTTTTTATACGCGTCTTCACACGgacaaggggctctataaatagagctctccTCTTCATTTTgaaatcatctcttcttcgagttttctctcatcctattagttctataatctttgtaaggtgtttgttctcctgaattaagagagtgtgtgttctttttggaaacacagtgagtgagttgtacaccacaaaatattgtgaaattcttttcatcttgcccgtgatttttaccctaataatttttagaatttttccacgtaaatctcggtgtccagtttattctttattttcgggttttattatctcaaatttcgcACGTAAGACCGACACTATAAACCTCACCCTTATATTTGGATCCAACAAAAATTTTATACAAGACTTATGTATCTACATTCTTTGGATCATGGTttccaaaaacaaaaaattcgaCGATGACCGAAAGGATCAGCATTTAGCTGTTTAAAAACTTCTAAAAACATATACCTAAAGACGATGGTGCAgtgtatgatttatgaaatgTATAACCTTAATACTTCTAGGAGTGAACAtatctatatataaaaaagGTTTACAGGAGTGAACATTCATCATACTCGCAGATAACATATACAAGGTGTTACAAAATCTAATCTATACAGCGTATGCAGATTTTAACATCCACACAAGTCACAGCTCGATGCTACTATAATACCTTCACCAGATTTGCAGTTTTCCTAGCTTTTTCCACTGTTTTTAAAGCATTTTTACAATCCAGAGCTTATATCTTCGCATGTGAATATATATGAGACATGGGCCGATCAGATTAGCATCCGATAGACGCTTACAAAGTGTAAGGTAAGTATCCACATTTCCTGGCTGTCGAATCCCTCTGCTTAATCCCTGAAGCACAGCTGCTCTGTCCAAGAATTCTGGATACAAACTTTGGTCGAGCATTTTCATAACCGTATCAGCAGCATTCTTGAAATGACCACCTTTAATGTAACCTCTCAACAACCAAGATAACGTTTTTTTTCTCCTCAAAGAACTGCCAACCTCCATACGAGTAAGCAACCGACTTACAGAACCAGCCTCTTTTTGCGAAGCACAAATAGCCAACACAATGTCATAAATATCAGCATCAGCCTCCTTACCGATGAGCTTCATTTCCCATAACTGTTGCTCTGCCTCACCTCCACGCCCAGCACAGACGTACATAGCCAGAAGTCTCTCATGTACCATTCCAAGAAACGAGGGGCCTCCCTCTTCAATAACCCAATTAGATAAAAGGAGCCCATAAGCCAACAGATCTTCTTGGTACTTCTCAATGAGGCTAACATGTTCCGAATTTAGTTGAGCGATCAGACCAGTCTTGGTGTAGCCCTTTAGCTTGCGTAAAGCTTTAGCAAATTCGTTAAGCTCTTTGACCACAGCTGTCATTGCTATCAAATAGCTATATACCTCTGGCTTCAAACCAGATTCTCTAAGGTGAATCACGAATTTGGCAGCATCCACATATTTACCCTCCTCCTAAATGACAAAGGCATCTCGATAGTGTTAAGAAAAGACCATAAATAAATGAACAACGTGCGAAGAAACTATGAAATATCCATGAATTACAGCATACACAAGATGGAAGAGATGGCATTTAGGTCACATAACATCCACGCAGGTACATTACATCATTAGAGGACAATAGTTTATTAACAACAGGTTAAAATCACAGGAGGTCTTGCACACGCCTTTTCTGGCCAAAAGCAGTTCATCCAAAATTTGAGAGATTGATGAATTCCTAGGAAAATGTTAAATGGTGGCAATGCATATTTAGCAGTATGGGATACATATAATCATGTCACCATACTTTGGGGCCCATTAGCGATGAGGAAGGAAACGATATAGACGACACAAACAAGTGATCAgtgcattttttattttttcaactcattcaaccataaaatcaatttcccTAAATGAATTCAGCAACTACATGAACGAAAATCCAGCCCACCCAGCAAAACCACAAACAAGTCAACAACTACAAGGCACAGAAGAAGAAAGGACAGCCGAGTCACAACTATCTACCCATTTCAATTCAATAACATAAAACAAGAAAACAAGAACCGTTGGAGTAACATGGCGATGCAAACTAAAAACATTAATCATAAACGATAGATGAAATATAAAACAACATAAGAGTGTGATGGCTGATCCAAAACAGTAAAACAAGAACATAGTTATCAAGGTATTAGCAATTACCATCATCTTCCATGCAAGGTATCCTACCGGGCCGCCCTTGTTCCCCTCAGATTCTCCATCAGGAAAGGAGGAAATCCCTCTTCTCAACACCTCTTTAACAAACAAAACTGTGCCTTCCTTCTCCCCGGCTTCCCAATACAATGAAATAACCTTCTCAGTCATACTAAAATTGGTCTTCAAGCCAACGCAATCCATATCTACCAAGAGATCAACCACTTCTTCGACCTTGTTCTTCCCCTCTATCAACTTCTTCACCCAAGTACACATGATTGATACCATCAACTCCAGCGTCTCCTTGTCGACTTTATTCTCCTTTTTCAGCCACTCAAACACCTCCAACGCACACCAAGAATCCCTCCCCTCCTGCGCAAAGTACACCAAGACTAGCTGCAACTCACGGGCCGACAATTTATCGTTCAATTCCTCAAGAACATCCGATGGTTCCCGAACCATTCGCTCCAGTTCCTCGATTGCTTCGAAAAACCCTTCACTCATTTCCTCCTCACCATCGCTTGTGACAAACATGTCCAATTGAACCGACTTCAAGATTCCGAGATCTTGAAGCTTGTTTCTTCTCGTGAATAAAGAAGCAGCGTTGTCGAAGCTCGAAAGTGTGGCAAAAGATCGAAATTTGAGCTTGCTGGGCTTCAGGGTAGCAAGAGAAATACGACGACTCGACGAGGAACAAAAAGTGAGACCCAAGTCGCTGATGGCAGTAATCCCACTAACAGACGACATGTTTTTTTCTAGAAAATCGGTTACAAGAAATGGTTGATGGTGGCAGAGCAAAATTGGGGAAACGAATATGGCGGTCAAGCTCTCgaagtaaatttcaaattcaattcTTGATAATTCCCTGGCCGGTCTATCCTCCGAAATTCAGATTAAACAATGGAGATGAAACTCCGGAACGATCCTACCAACCCATCTGTGTATATGTtgtatgtatatgtgtgtgtgtgtgtcagaatcaaaaaaacaagaaaaagaaacGACGGTGGGTATAATGAATCTCTCAGCGCTAACTTTGAAGCCACAAAATGAATATATGCTGACCGTGGAAGCTTACGGATAGTGGAGACATattttcatatattaattaataaacaaCTAAAAACCCCTTAATTATACATACTAGCCCATGTATAGACACCTTGCGTGAATGCCCactcattttttttatacaagtattcttattataaaaaaattgaagttagaatattttaataattttttagatttttttatataaatttattttttcatatatatatatatatgagaaatatgggaaaaaagaaagaagagtattttgagattttaaaattacattaagatattattttttctttattacgggtcattattatatataattagcGTATATATACATGTTGCGTGCACGTTGAGtcgatttttatatatatataagttctccttttaaaaaaatttgaaaataaaatttaaaattttctcgagttttaataaactttttagATTTTTTACGTAACtttaatttttcatgaataaaaCAACGGGGCTAAAAGAACGGGGgtattttggagattttaaaaattacacCAAGATACTATTTTTCTTTACTATGACTCAATTATTATTGTTGTATCCGCAAATGCATAAAAAAGTGAttattaacatttttttatgTTGAATTTGGAAAAATATTTCATCTCCATAATAACAAATCAATCatttttttggtaaatttaCTTGACAATGCATTTCAAATCATAACTAAGTAATTGTTATATATTTATGTTAGAATATTTACCCTAAAGTTGAGGTGATTGACAAATTAACAACATCGAGCTATTTCAGAATCCAGACGCTAGCTCTTTGTATTTCAGGATTCTCATACCGCTGGATCAAAGTCGGACTGCTCAAGATATATCATATTCCAACCCGCAAAGATCATCTGTCTTCTTACAGGTCCAAAGAAGTTAATACAGGACAAGCGATCAAAAGTTATCATCCAACTGTTCTGCATCGGTCAGATAAGAGCAAAACAAGGGATATTTTCAAACTAAACCAAATAAGATATAGTGCATGACACAGTCTCATACCTACCACTGATGTGACATAAATGCTTCTTAAAATGTCCAAAGTCAATCAACTTTTCAGAAGCTACACGGACTAAAGCTAGAAAAATTTAGGAGACAATAAATGCTATTTAATGATGAATGTATGATGCATGAGAGAGAATAtcactttgttgtatataagGACAGATGATAAGTAAAAAGTTATTTCCGACTTTTGAGGgtttttcatctataaatatgaatattttaaGAATGGAGAAAAGAGAAGAAATCTGCACATTAATCTGCATTCCAAGATCTTCGAGCACTCAAAACTTTCTAATTTCAAGTATCTCATCAAACACACTCTTCACAGctcatatctgataatcaaatatCATCTTTGCGATACTTCATAAACTCAAGCCATTACAAGCTAATCATTGGTTATTAGTTGTGTTGTCTGATGACCCGAGAGTTAATAAACAATTCGGatttgtaaagtgatcactaagaatTACACATGCATTTATAAGTCCTGGTTTTATTGAGTGTTTACaaaaaattgtaaaatcaaagtcttttattgAAACTCTTCCTAAGTGGAAGAAGGAGTGACGTATGAGTTCTTGTTTTTACTTTAAGCGTTTACTCTTCTCACTCCTTTCATTTTCCAGCCGttcattattaattattttttagccTAACTGGACCATTTTTGCATTTGTTCACTTTTAAGTGGTCTAATAAAAACAACCGTTCAAAGAGACTTGTTTTAACAGTCTAAAAATTGTTAGAACAACTCATTttcacataaatattttcaagagtttattcaacctcctAAACTCTATTTTGATCCCAACAAATTGTGtatacatatacacacacacatatatatatatatctgtgtgtgtgtgtgtgtttataaAGCACTGGTCATAATGGACCACAGAAGAtaaaaagaaattaattttgACAATGTGGCCAAATATATCATTTACAAAACACTAGATAAAAATATGTTTAGCAAGATTAAAACTTGTTATTCTGCCAACGAAATTTGGGAGAAATTAACCCAACTTTGTGGAGGAAATTACCAAACCAAAGAGAACAAGATGACAATGTCAATATAGAAGTTCGATAATACAAAGATAAAGCCAGCTGAGACTTTCAATGAGTTTCATGAACAATTTAGCAATATTTTTGTTGAACTTGCTTCACTTACTAAGGAATACTCTAAGCGAGAAATTGCTTTGAAAGTTATGAGAGGACTTCCTCGAGAATGAGATGTAAAGATAGATGacatgagggagtccaaagatatTAACAAACTCGAAATGTACGACTTATTTGCTGATTTCAAAgcatatgagtttgagctgAAGATCCAAATAGAAGAAGAATCATCAACTCCTCAACCTACCAAAGCTCTGGCTGAATTACATCAACTCCGAGACAATGAAGCAATTTCTTTGtttgttaagaaatttggctTAATTTATGATGAAGAATCAATATAAGTTTAAATCTTATCATAAAAGGCTCAAACTTATGACAATCAGGCTTGTTTTTACTATCGAAAGCAAGaccattttattttcaattgtaACAGGCCTAAGAAAGATGATAAAAAGCCCTTTGAGTAGCTATTGTCCAAAGAAGAGAAAAGatcttacaaaaataaaatggacCAGAAAGTATTTGTTGCTGaggaaaggaaaagaaaatgggTTGATTCATACTCAGAAGAATCTACCATAGAAACCTCCACTAGCGAAAGTGATGATGAGAAGGTTCAGTGTCCCATGATAAAATGAGCCGGAGACTTCAGATGTTGAATTGGAAAATATCGATGACATGGTATTTTACTTTGACTTAGATGAATTTACACGAGCAGATCTTGTCACAACACTGCATAATATGCTAGATGAGTATAAAATACTTTCCCAATTATTCGAGGAAGTCAAAACAGAAAACAAAAACCTAAAAGATAAGTCAAGCTAATCTAGCTGTTCACAACAAAGAGAActtgtgtaacgtaccgtactttttactacttaaaatttgcggaaaaattaaaaattttcttgcttAAAAAATAACTCTCAaattcgatttaaaataaactgtacgtctcCAAAAGTGGTTGCAACGAAACATCTAAAAGtaaagtttgacaaaattatttgtttaaatctcataaccagtagcgtgaaatcagagtatttgacatttcataaaaacttaaaaacttgggacgtcctcgggtctagcctcctgctcagtccaagccagatccttggtccccacccctagtctcctcaaaatcatcctcacctgcatcgatcaagtctagtgagtctaaagactcaacaggtatAAACTGGAattaacgagtaatacgtaataaaaccacatgcaactttaaaatagagcgtacatatatgagcttgaacttgcacttgaacttgaacttacatacgtacatacatagacgtgcaaTAAACATaagtgcttgcatacttgaacatacttgaacatacataacttcatcattttgcgtagaggcatgtttcaaagcaagtgacacataacataaatcgcctgatcagactaaaccacagtactgggctgacaggaaaaaatccactgccacatacatgagatccccgttcatgctttaacgggtggattggtcctcgTTTATGCTTTaatgctttccaatcctgatctaaactcgttcacGATTTaatggggtggattggtccctggtcaggctttaccgcttttcaatcccatacataattggtcacaagacgtttagcatacctcaaaaacttgaaatattttctttgcacgtcaaacatacttacttggcgttgagggattcgttgggtCTTgcttggggccgttgctgcaacataATAACAAGAGTTCAAGCACTTAATTTCCATACTTAGACATAATGATCGTGCTCACCACCCAAAATGGCAAttttcttatgacgttctaaatcgctcgggacttgacctcctttaatcattgtactaagCCATGACATCAACTCCCGGAACAAATCCTCtcatgatgtgtgaacatttcccaaaacatagaagacatgagtctaaaatagtgttttaaaaagtcatggacgAGCGCCTAGGCGTTGGACAGTGCTGCACTGCGGCACTgcctagcgcctaggcactagcgccgcggcgctagcaATGCCGCAGGCCAAGCAATGCGGTGCCACGGCGCCTGGCTCGCGCAGAACGGGCGGTGCGGCGCTCCTTGGCGAGCGCTGCGACGCTAATCCTGCGCACACCCAACCCAAAATAACATATTTTGAAGCAATTTTAAAAGTCACGGTTAAACGACTCGCACCGATGCAACGAGACTCATCTTAGGACCCTATGACAAGGATTCGACTCAAACAAATGTCCCCAAAACAATGACGCACAACAACTACGCAACATAATCCgtaaacatgaattttgacaCTAAAATACTTTATACGACTTCTAATGTAACCAAGTGCCAATCGACACTAGACTAAGCACCAAAATTTATCCCAATGTCATACTCACAATACccaaacgcagcagcgatccaccaacggttcccaacgaagcctgcaactaaaaaacttcaagaatgcatcaataacataattttcggAAAACGcggtttgagcagtcccacgaaaacactcaatttttatccaaatattttgagtttattgtcaaatcgaaggtatcaaaaatttctacgttttatatgttgaaattttttccaaaaagtcGCCCGAAAAGTCCCAGTATttaatttgacagcaaaattcgagttttagatctaaaaattatttcaaaaccgatccaaccatgtttgctcaaacttcttcataacatcctcatgtttttcatacaataaacataaaaatcattactatgacaagatcgatgcagaaaagacagaatatacgtgccttttgatatgaaaaactcacgatacagcgataccgaagcggagacggagcgaggctagatccgggacgatggtggctcgattttcttgcaacaGAAACGACAAAAACTCGCTGGAAATTATAcagggaaggggcggctgctttCTAGGCTAAGAACCCTAATATTTTCTCCTCTCAAAATATTAAGAATTTGAAAatagagtgtgtgtgtgtgtgataaaatgtgtgtgtgtgtgtactcagtgggtgtgtgtgtgtttagctaAATTAGGGGATTTTAATTTGcttaatgaaaataaaataaatgttatttaaaagttaatcctctatttacaaaataaaatacaccATGTTAACTTTAAAAgctttaaaaattctaaaatcactaaatacacaatttaggcttttaaaatgctaaactaaataaattatttaaaatgccccatccttaactaaaaataaaataccatcttttaaaattgccaaaatcgtcgccggtctcttctcctcgatcccgcatcgaataattgcctgaaacatgaaagtcgaaaaaatattttatcgtgcatcacataaacatggataatttaaaataatgcaatttgaataaataatgcatcattaaaataacttttgaattttaaataattatttaaccattaaataaatgcatgaaatttacgtgtactgattttgggcactacagttcctcccccacttatataaattttgtcctcaaaattacatcttaccgaacaactccaagtagcgaattctcatatctgcctcgaactcccaagtagcctcctccactgattggttcagccatcggactttgaccagcttggtcaccttgttccaaagtctacgctcctgtctgtctaggatttggatgggtctttcctcgtatgacaggtctggagccaactgcaacggctcataactcaacacgtgcgaaggattagctaggtacttcctcagcattgagacatggaacacagtgtgtaccccggccagattcggcggaagggcaacacgataagctagtgtcccaactctgtcaagaatctcaaacggcccaataaacctcggGCTCAGCTTGCCTcctttcccaaatctcataacacccttcataggtgtaaTCTTTACAACAACGCGAtcacccactgcaaactctagatctcttctcctcttatcggcatagctcttttggcgactctgggggtcttcattctgtctcgaatcttgaccaccacatctatactctgctgaactatctctggaccgagttctgctctttcaccgacttcatcccaataaatcgacgatctgcacttccttccatacaatgcctcatagggagccataccaatggatgattgaaaactgttgttgtaggtaaactccactagaggtagcttcgattcccaagtcccttggaaatcgatcatataggctcgcaataaatcctccaaagtttgaatcactcgctcagactggccatctgtctgtgagtgaaaagctgtactgaaaagcaacttcgtccccatggctgcatgcaaactcttccaaaaggacgatgtaaacctcgggtccctgtcggacacaatagaaactgggatcccgtgcaatcggactatctccctgatatatagttctgcatactgcgtcatggagaaagtcgtcttcactggcaagaaatgcgctgacttagtgagtcgatccactatgacccaaatggcattggatcctctaacTGATATCGGCaagccaacaacgaagtccatggtgatattctcccatttccactcggggatagggagtggcttaagcatccctgctggcctctgatgctctgccttcacttgctgacaagtgaggcattcagacacaaaccgacggatgtctctcttcatacctggccaccaatacaaactctgcaagtctttgtacatcttggtgcctcctgggtgaatggaatacggtgatgcatgtgcctccgtcagaatatcttctctgatcgaatcaacactagacACCCACGTTCTACCTCTGTGTCTCAcgataccatcagacactgtgtagagtacattgcccttggcctcatctttcagcctccatttttgcaactgctcatctgaaggctgtcctctacggattcggtctagtaaATTGgatttgactgtcagattagatagtctaagagctctgcccttgggataaacctctaacccaaacctctgaatctcaaactgaagaggtctctgcactgaaaactgtgctacaactgccatttttctgctcaaggcgtctgcgacaacattagcttttcccggatggtagctaattttgcAATCttagtcttttactaactccaaccacagtctctgtctcatattcagctctttctgcgtgaagaaatacttgagactcttatgatcagtgaatatctgacatttctcgccgtacaagtaatgtctccatatcttcaacgcaaagacaacggcgccCAACTCAAGaccatgagtcgggtagttcttctcatgcaccttcaactgtttggaggcataagctataacccggaCATGCTTCATCAACACCGtacctaacccgagcttagatgcatcggagtataacacaaaatctccttgccctgatggcatggctaacattggcgctgaaataagggcttgcttcaaagtaatGTAACCAAGTGCCAATCGACACTAGACTAAGCACCAAAATTTATCCCAATGTCATACTCACAATACccaaacgcagcagcgatccaccaacggttcccaacgaagcccgCAACTAAAAAACTTCAAGAatgcatcaataacataattttcagaaaacgcggtttgagcagtcccacgaaaacactc from Primulina tabacum isolate GXHZ01 chromosome 3, ASM2559414v2, whole genome shotgun sequence encodes:
- the LOC142541141 gene encoding pentatricopeptide repeat-containing protein At2g30100, chloroplastic, with the translated sequence MSSVSGITAISDLGLTFCSSSSRRISLATLKPSKLKFRSFATLSSFDNAASLFTRRNKLQDLGILKSVQLDMFVTSDGEEEMSEGFFEAIEELERMVREPSDVLEELNDKLSARELQLVLVYFAQEGRDSWCALEVFEWLKKENKVDKETLELMVSIMCTWVKKLIEGKNKVEEVVDLLVDMDCVGLKTNFSMTEKVISLYWEAGEKEGTVLFVKEVLRRGISSFPDGESEGNKGGPVGYLAWKMMEEGKYVDAAKFVIHLRESGLKPEVYSYLIAMTAVVKELNEFAKALRKLKGYTKTGLIAQLNSEHVSLIEKYQEDLLAYGLLLSNWVIEEGGPSFLGMVHERLLAMYVCAGRGGEAEQQLWEMKLIGKEADADIYDIVLAICASQKEAGSVSRLLTRMEVGSSLRRKKTLSWLLRGYIKGGHFKNAADTVMKMLDQSLYPEFLDRAAVLQGLSRGIRQPGNVDTYLTLCKRLSDANLIGPCLIYIHMRRYKLWIVKML